The following proteins are co-located in the Dyadobacter chenwenxiniae genome:
- a CDS encoding winged helix-turn-helix transcriptional regulator produces the protein MKYQRKINQDLECGITVAMRVFCNKWKPCIIDAIFKGFQRPSEIHRFIPEAKPRVLDIQLSELLKLGVLARESGSGFPLYSVYTLTELGRSIVPIVTQLDEWGNNHKHQLKDVLAEAV, from the coding sequence ATGAAGTATCAAAGAAAAATCAACCAAGACCTCGAATGCGGGATTACCGTGGCAATGCGTGTATTTTGCAATAAATGGAAACCATGCATTATTGACGCCATTTTTAAGGGTTTTCAGAGACCAAGTGAAATCCATCGCTTCATACCCGAGGCTAAACCCCGGGTGCTTGATATCCAACTCAGTGAACTACTAAAACTTGGTGTGCTTGCTCGCGAGTCGGGTAGCGGGTTCCCACTTTACAGTGTCTATACGCTTACCGAATTGGGCAGAAGCATCGTTCCGATTGTGACCCAGCTGGACGAGTGGGGAAACAACCACAAGCACCAGCTTAAAGATGTGCTGGCAGAGGCGGTTTAG
- a CDS encoding metallophosphoesterase family protein, with translation MQRRSIIKGLGGMFAAPLLQEHAVRVQKPVLRIAHLTDVHLKDDLGAPAKFTQCLHHIQNQPTKVDMLLNGGDIVFDMNKENIASINNQWQLVENIMKQECSLPVHYCLGNHDVWWYEDSKHLPLYGKQYALNRLQLSNSYYSFTRGGWKFIILDSTHLDIDTTWYIGKLGDAQFNWLQEELRNTSPATPVLIMSHIPILTALLMIEDNVVNRWEMLGGDMHTDTAKIIDLFYKHPNVKLCLSGHLHMRDKVVYNNVTYLCNGAVSGAWWNGMRRQTAPGYALIDLHEDGSFKEAYVNY, from the coding sequence GTGCAGAGAAGATCTATCATTAAGGGTCTGGGCGGAATGTTTGCCGCCCCGCTATTACAGGAGCATGCCGTTCGTGTCCAGAAGCCGGTATTACGGATTGCGCATTTGACAGACGTACACCTGAAAGATGATTTGGGTGCACCCGCTAAATTTACCCAGTGCCTGCACCACATCCAAAACCAACCAACGAAAGTAGACATGCTTCTGAATGGCGGTGATATTGTTTTTGATATGAACAAAGAGAATATTGCCTCGATCAATAACCAATGGCAGCTTGTTGAAAATATCATGAAACAAGAATGCAGCCTGCCGGTCCACTACTGCCTGGGCAACCATGATGTATGGTGGTACGAAGATTCAAAACATTTGCCGCTTTATGGAAAGCAATATGCGCTCAACCGGCTCCAGTTAAGCAATTCTTATTACAGTTTTACGCGCGGCGGCTGGAAATTTATAATTCTGGACAGTACGCATCTGGACATTGACACGACATGGTACATTGGAAAACTGGGTGATGCGCAATTTAACTGGCTGCAGGAAGAGTTACGAAATACGAGTCCCGCCACACCTGTATTGATCATGTCGCACATCCCCATCCTGACGGCCCTTTTGATGATAGAAGACAATGTGGTTAACAGGTGGGAAATGCTTGGGGGAGACATGCACACGGATACTGCTAAAATCATAGACTTATTTTACAAGCATCCTAATGTAAAACTTTGCCTGAGCGGGCATCTGCATATGCGAGACAAAGTGGTCTACAACAATGTGACCTACTTGTGCAACGGGGCAGTGAGCGGGGCCTGGTGGAACGGCATGCGCCGGCAAACTGCTCCTGGGTATGCACTCATTGACCTACACGAAGACGGCAGCTTTAAGGAAGCATACGTTAACTACTAG
- a CDS encoding AAA family ATPase, giving the protein MESKPYLREVQLMRDGVSSFDKYPFNIAAIKSLSSLHFHPDVTFIVGENGSGKSTLIEAIALGLGFSIEGGPKSVQATTHDNASGLFEYLKLVRSYKLPKDYFFLRAESFYNVATYMEELKDPNYLKGYGGSLHGRSHGEAFLAVLTKKLKGGGLYIFDEPEAALSASRQMTALVAIDELVQKQSQLIIATHSPILLAYPHAVIYQLDENGITKMAYEDTAQYQVTKGFLDDYKRMLSILLDRPQ; this is encoded by the coding sequence ATGGAAAGCAAGCCATATTTAAGAGAAGTTCAATTGATGCGGGATGGGGTTTCTTCTTTTGATAAGTATCCCTTCAACATCGCAGCCATTAAAAGCTTATCCTCTTTGCATTTTCATCCGGATGTGACCTTTATTGTAGGTGAAAACGGATCAGGCAAGTCTACCCTAATTGAAGCTATTGCTCTTGGATTGGGATTTAGCATTGAAGGGGGGCCTAAAAGCGTTCAGGCTACAACGCATGATAATGCTTCCGGGTTATTCGAGTATTTGAAATTGGTCCGGAGTTATAAACTGCCAAAAGATTACTTTTTTCTCAGGGCAGAGAGCTTCTATAATGTTGCGACGTACATGGAAGAGTTGAAAGACCCGAATTATCTCAAAGGGTATGGAGGGTCGCTACATGGCAGGTCACACGGCGAAGCTTTCCTTGCCGTTCTTACAAAAAAGTTGAAAGGTGGCGGGCTTTATATATTTGACGAGCCGGAAGCTGCATTGTCTGCAAGCCGGCAAATGACAGCTCTGGTTGCAATTGATGAATTGGTGCAAAAACAATCTCAGTTAATCATTGCCACCCATTCACCGATCCTGCTTGCCTATCCCCATGCAGTCATTTATCAATTGGATGAGAATGGGATAACAAAAATGGCCTACGAGGACACAGCACAATACCAAGTTACAAAGGGTTTCCTGGATGACTATAAACGAATGTTAAGCATACTGCTGGACAGGCCACAATGA
- a CDS encoding Na/Pi cotransporter family protein, producing the protein MEIFLMVLGGLGLFLFAVNNLSETLKELIGNKANKWLDLFTKNLLTSVITGTVATILLDSSSAVIIMTIVLVNAGALSFRQSLGIVMGANIGTTFSSQLIALDIGQYSPIPIFLGLVFSFISKNEKVSKTARVVLFFGILFFGLYTMERAVEPLKDHKQFLSWMEKLDSPLRGTLIGALVTLVIQSSSATVGMVITLAKKELINLPGAIAVMLGSELGTCSDTLMATIRSDRQAVKTGLFHLLFNIICIALGLAAFPYFNTFIEWVSNGAGMQQKIANAHMIFNIAGVVLFLPLIPFVEKLLNRFLPEKQKAAQQVESSATA; encoded by the coding sequence ATGGAAATTTTCTTAATGGTCCTGGGCGGGCTAGGCTTATTCCTTTTTGCAGTCAACAACCTCTCTGAAACGCTCAAAGAGCTCATCGGCAACAAGGCTAACAAATGGCTTGATTTATTTACCAAAAATCTTCTCACTTCGGTCATTACCGGCACGGTTGCAACGATATTGCTGGACTCTTCCTCAGCGGTAATTATCATGACCATTGTCCTTGTTAATGCAGGCGCTCTGTCCTTTCGCCAGTCGCTGGGAATCGTGATGGGGGCCAACATTGGCACTACCTTTTCAAGTCAACTGATTGCCCTGGATATCGGCCAGTACTCCCCCATCCCAATCTTTCTGGGGCTCGTGTTCAGCTTCATTTCCAAGAATGAGAAAGTTTCCAAAACCGCAAGGGTTGTGCTTTTCTTTGGCATCTTGTTCTTTGGGCTTTACACCATGGAAAGGGCTGTGGAACCATTGAAAGACCACAAGCAATTTCTATCGTGGATGGAAAAGCTCGATAGTCCCTTGCGCGGGACACTTATTGGTGCATTGGTTACGCTGGTTATCCAGTCTTCATCAGCAACTGTGGGCATGGTGATCACCCTGGCTAAGAAAGAGCTTATTAATTTGCCCGGTGCGATTGCTGTTATGCTGGGCTCGGAACTGGGAACTTGCTCTGACACTTTGATGGCCACCATCCGTTCGGACCGGCAAGCCGTCAAAACGGGTTTGTTCCACTTATTATTTAATATCATTTGCATTGCCCTGGGTTTAGCGGCATTTCCTTATTTCAACACCTTTATAGAATGGGTGTCAAATGGTGCCGGAATGCAGCAGAAAATTGCCAATGCCCATATGATCTTTAATATAGCCGGCGTCGTGCTTTTCCTTCCTTTGATCCCTTTTGTTGAAAAGCTTCTCAACCGGTTCCTGCCAGAAAAACAGAAAGCCGCCCAACAGGTCGAGTCATCGGCTACGGCCTGA
- a CDS encoding alkaline phosphatase D family protein — MKGNTTINRRKFLERSVLGAGGVIFSTVLIGSCTDHNIPDPNDPNQNGSFDYNVASFDPTSTQIILWTRVSPANASSQKVTLTYDIATDAGFAQIIKTEMLDASVEDDFTISVDISGLKSNTKYYYRFTITNTQVVSPVGETKTLAKAGEMDEVKLAVCSCSNYPAGLFNVYGAIAASEADVVLHLGDYIYEYGAGQYGSNPDTIALARLHKPANEILSLDDYRTRFKQYRSDPQLQLAHQKKPFICVWDDHEVANDAFKDGAQNHNQNEGSFQERKQRAIKAYHEYIGVRTLVDEKIYRSFSFGNILDLHMLDTRIIGRDKQLSYADYFTQTGLDAAAFQKDWLNPNRTILGKEQLDWLGAAIGSGKGAWQVLGQQVLMGKMYVPAELLLAIVQIVGEVDATGSASPATFKMFQKLLGELTQLKARFLANDPTLTPQDKARIQTVLPYNLDAWDGYPIEREKVYAMAKGKKLIGLAGDSHNGWYSHLNANDKSQAGLELAAPSVTSPGFEEYLGADPVSLGGFEQALALLVDDLQYLDASRRGYVMAKFSTSKIVSEWRYVASITSLTIATTVGHSETITA, encoded by the coding sequence ATGAAAGGCAATACTACAATTAACCGCAGAAAATTTTTGGAACGCTCTGTGCTGGGCGCAGGAGGTGTAATTTTTTCAACTGTGCTGATTGGCAGTTGCACGGATCACAACATTCCTGATCCAAATGATCCGAATCAGAATGGGAGCTTTGACTACAATGTTGCCAGTTTTGATCCGACAAGCACCCAGATTATCCTTTGGACAAGGGTTTCGCCCGCAAATGCCTCTTCCCAGAAAGTGACCCTTACTTATGACATTGCTACGGATGCCGGCTTTGCCCAGATCATCAAAACGGAAATGCTGGATGCTTCCGTGGAAGATGACTTTACAATCAGCGTAGATATCAGTGGCTTGAAATCCAACACCAAGTATTACTATCGGTTTACTATCACGAATACCCAGGTAGTGTCACCTGTCGGGGAAACTAAGACACTGGCGAAGGCTGGCGAGATGGATGAAGTCAAACTGGCAGTTTGCTCGTGTTCAAACTATCCGGCAGGGCTATTCAATGTTTATGGGGCCATTGCTGCTTCGGAGGCGGATGTTGTTCTTCATTTGGGCGATTACATTTATGAATACGGTGCAGGACAGTACGGCTCCAATCCGGATACCATTGCCCTGGCGCGCCTGCATAAGCCTGCGAATGAAATCCTGTCTCTGGACGATTACCGCACACGTTTCAAACAATACCGGAGCGACCCACAGCTGCAACTGGCGCACCAGAAAAAGCCATTTATTTGCGTTTGGGACGATCACGAAGTAGCGAATGATGCTTTCAAAGACGGCGCCCAGAATCATAACCAGAATGAGGGCAGCTTCCAGGAAAGGAAACAGCGCGCCATCAAAGCCTATCACGAATACATTGGCGTAAGAACACTGGTCGATGAGAAGATTTACAGGAGCTTTTCATTTGGCAACATACTAGACCTGCATATGCTTGACACCCGTATCATTGGCCGGGACAAGCAGCTTTCCTATGCAGATTATTTTACACAAACAGGATTGGACGCGGCCGCTTTTCAGAAAGACTGGCTTAATCCTAACCGCACGATTCTGGGGAAAGAGCAGCTTGACTGGCTGGGAGCGGCCATTGGGTCTGGCAAAGGTGCATGGCAGGTTTTGGGCCAACAGGTTTTGATGGGCAAAATGTACGTGCCGGCTGAGCTGCTGCTGGCAATTGTACAGATCGTTGGTGAAGTCGATGCGACAGGCTCTGCAAGTCCTGCGACATTCAAGATGTTCCAGAAATTATTGGGTGAGCTTACTCAGTTAAAAGCCCGCTTTTTGGCTAATGATCCTACCTTAACACCGCAGGACAAAGCGCGGATACAAACGGTGCTTCCCTACAATCTGGACGCCTGGGATGGGTATCCGATCGAGCGTGAAAAGGTATATGCAATGGCAAAAGGCAAAAAGCTGATAGGGCTCGCAGGTGATTCGCACAATGGCTGGTATTCACATTTGAACGCCAATGATAAATCCCAGGCAGGCCTCGAACTGGCAGCTCCCTCTGTTACTTCGCCTGGTTTTGAAGAATATCTTGGTGCCGACCCGGTTTCACTGGGCGGTTTTGAGCAGGCACTGGCCTTACTCGTGGACGACCTGCAATACCTGGATGCTTCGAGAAGAGGATATGTGATGGCCAAATTCAGCACAAGTAAAATTGTAAGTGAATGGCGCTATGTGGCCAGCATCACTTCGTTGACGATCGCCACCACTGTCGGCCATTCTGAAACCATAACGGCATAG
- a CDS encoding ExeM/NucH family extracellular endonuclease, producing MMNHLSKKTFALFICSVWISALATSGFAQTWPPAQSLPFSFTEIAGSALPAGVAVHRFGTTSAAIPTSRTTSPANGDLPYLTGPSSGGWLNAGPNGENGIAMLASGSNAAGAVVISINTIGKTNVLVEWTARTIQQQASRDNSLALQYRIGDTGNFVDLGTGGDVYASAGNAAGHAASFSLTLPATLENQNLVQLRWIYWESSVGTTGSRDRIALDDVTIDETVSGPDITAPVISGLSPQDNATNVQLTANLILTLSENVVKKAGAFTITNTTDNTTEIVDIQSANVAVNGPAVTISGVTLLNTKSYSVTLSAGAFSDAAGNDFSGITDAAAWNFTTIAPPGSATKISAIQGSGQLAALTGEYTIEGVVTRTFIGVTGLNGFYVQEEDADADSDPATSEGIFVFNVSSDPVGVVTPNQGDKVNLTGTVVDFVGTTSGVTTRLTEIKTLTSFANLGPSTLPAPVAVKLPVANVADLERYEGMLAELSATTGNLAVTEFFELGRYGQVLLSVEGEGNQPGTDARLDQFTQFNAPDAAGYSAYLAQIARRQILLDDGSTRQNPDPIIFGRGGNPLSASNTLRGGDQVTSIVGILDERLEGYRIQTAAGVDFQPSNQRPVTPPDLTGGTLSGTPTLKVGSANVLNYFVDLDVSGDTYRGANNAEEFGRQKAKIIKALIRSGADLIGLMEIQYNGTTPTAALEDLVNGLNADPEGSGDYAFVNPSSAGAPISTDLITVGMIYKTTQVTPTGNAATLTTSAAFDLVGRRPLAQTFTQNSNSEEFTVVVNHFKSKGSSSGAEGDANAGDGQGFSNGTRSRQAADLAAWLAQKPTGSQDPDYLILGDLNAYAKEEPLTILASAGYQNLLPATSYSYVFDGQIGSLDHALASSSLARQVTGAAKWHINADEPSVMDYNTEFKSAAQVSGLYSADQFRSADHDPVLIGLGLNKALPVTYISFEGTASKHSIALTWKTASEENNKGFEVLKSRDGKQFEQIGFVAGNATTNQSNVYGFQDTDVEPGKTYYYQLKQNDFKGTFELSRIVAIKAASETLVNTIYPNPNQGAFTLSAANVDVSSVRMFGISGQQVNVSVTKGEGAHEFLLNTKTALVPGLYYVEFVAAGLGKQHVRLVVN from the coding sequence ATGATGAATCATTTATCAAAGAAGACTTTTGCCCTTTTCATATGCTCGGTATGGATTTCCGCCCTGGCTACAAGTGGGTTTGCCCAAACCTGGCCACCAGCACAAAGCCTCCCGTTTTCCTTTACTGAAATTGCAGGTTCTGCACTTCCCGCAGGAGTTGCCGTGCATCGTTTTGGAACAACCAGTGCTGCTATTCCAACAAGCAGAACAACCAGCCCGGCGAATGGCGACCTGCCGTATTTAACCGGTCCTAGTTCCGGCGGTTGGCTAAATGCAGGACCCAACGGAGAAAACGGGATTGCTATGCTCGCTTCCGGGTCGAATGCTGCCGGTGCAGTGGTTATCTCAATCAATACAATTGGAAAAACAAACGTTCTGGTTGAATGGACTGCCCGCACAATCCAGCAGCAAGCCAGCAGGGACAATAGTCTTGCGCTGCAATACAGGATTGGCGACACAGGAAATTTTGTCGATCTGGGGACTGGCGGTGATGTTTACGCATCGGCAGGGAATGCAGCTGGCCATGCTGCGTCATTTTCGTTAACGCTTCCCGCTACTTTGGAAAACCAAAACCTGGTGCAACTCAGATGGATTTACTGGGAATCGTCGGTAGGCACCACAGGCAGCCGCGACCGAATTGCATTGGATGATGTTACGATTGATGAAACGGTTTCAGGCCCCGATATCACTGCGCCTGTGATCAGTGGTCTCTCTCCGCAAGACAATGCCACGAATGTTCAGTTAACGGCCAATCTAATACTTACCTTGTCCGAAAATGTGGTAAAAAAGGCCGGTGCATTTACCATTACCAATACGACAGATAATACTACGGAGATAGTAGACATTCAATCGGCCAATGTTGCTGTAAATGGTCCCGCCGTTACAATTTCGGGGGTTACGTTACTCAATACCAAATCATACTCGGTGACATTGTCTGCAGGTGCGTTCAGTGATGCTGCTGGCAATGATTTCTCAGGTATCACAGATGCAGCCGCATGGAATTTTACGACCATCGCGCCTCCTGGCTCGGCAACGAAGATCAGTGCGATTCAGGGAAGTGGGCAGCTGGCGGCACTCACCGGCGAATACACGATTGAGGGTGTAGTCACGCGAACATTCATTGGAGTAACAGGTCTGAATGGTTTTTATGTCCAGGAGGAAGACGCCGATGCTGATTCAGATCCAGCCACTTCGGAAGGTATTTTTGTTTTCAATGTCTCATCGGACCCTGTCGGAGTGGTAACGCCAAACCAGGGTGATAAGGTCAATCTAACCGGCACAGTCGTCGATTTTGTAGGAACAACCAGCGGGGTTACCACCCGTTTGACTGAAATTAAAACATTGACCAGCTTTGCCAATCTCGGCCCCAGCACATTGCCGGCTCCGGTTGCCGTCAAGTTGCCCGTCGCAAATGTGGCTGATCTGGAACGGTACGAAGGAATGTTGGCCGAGCTGAGTGCAACAACCGGAAATCTGGCCGTCACCGAATTCTTTGAGTTGGGTCGCTATGGGCAAGTCTTGCTTTCGGTAGAGGGCGAGGGTAACCAGCCGGGAACAGATGCGCGGCTCGACCAATTTACACAGTTCAACGCACCTGACGCTGCCGGATACAGCGCATATCTGGCCCAAATAGCCAGACGGCAGATCTTGCTCGATGATGGCAGCACAAGACAAAACCCGGACCCGATCATATTTGGCCGCGGCGGAAACCCTTTGAGCGCGTCCAATACATTGCGTGGAGGTGATCAGGTTACCAGCATTGTTGGTATCCTCGACGAACGTCTGGAAGGTTACCGTATACAAACGGCTGCCGGCGTAGATTTTCAGCCATCGAATCAGCGTCCCGTCACGCCGCCCGACCTGACCGGCGGCACACTTTCGGGAACGCCAACCCTTAAAGTCGGGAGTGCGAATGTGCTCAACTATTTTGTGGATCTGGACGTGAGCGGCGATACATACCGTGGTGCCAATAATGCCGAGGAATTTGGCCGTCAAAAGGCAAAAATCATTAAAGCACTGATCCGCTCCGGCGCAGATCTGATTGGGTTAATGGAAATCCAGTACAATGGAACTACGCCAACAGCAGCCCTTGAAGACTTGGTAAACGGCCTGAATGCCGACCCGGAAGGAAGCGGCGATTATGCATTTGTGAATCCCTCCAGCGCAGGCGCTCCCATTTCAACAGACCTGATCACGGTCGGGATGATTTATAAAACTACCCAGGTAACACCCACAGGCAATGCAGCTACACTGACGACCAGCGCAGCATTTGACCTGGTAGGCCGCAGGCCTTTGGCCCAAACCTTTACCCAGAACTCGAACAGCGAGGAGTTTACCGTAGTGGTAAACCATTTCAAATCCAAAGGGTCAAGCTCTGGCGCAGAAGGCGATGCTAACGCCGGTGACGGGCAAGGCTTCTCCAATGGCACACGTAGCAGGCAAGCAGCGGATCTGGCTGCGTGGTTAGCACAGAAACCTACCGGCAGCCAAGATCCGGATTACTTGATATTAGGTGATTTGAATGCATATGCCAAGGAAGAACCACTTACGATTCTGGCATCGGCAGGATATCAAAACCTGCTTCCTGCAACATCTTATTCGTATGTATTCGACGGTCAGATTGGCTCGCTGGACCATGCATTGGCAAGCAGCTCATTGGCCAGGCAAGTAACCGGCGCAGCCAAATGGCACATCAACGCTGACGAGCCAAGTGTAATGGATTACAATACAGAGTTCAAATCAGCGGCTCAGGTGAGTGGCTTGTATAGCGCAGACCAGTTTAGGTCCGCCGACCATGATCCGGTCCTGATTGGATTGGGACTGAACAAAGCTTTGCCTGTAACCTACATTTCATTCGAGGGTACTGCATCAAAGCATTCAATCGCATTGACCTGGAAGACGGCCAGTGAAGAAAATAACAAGGGATTTGAGGTGTTGAAGAGCCGGGATGGAAAGCAGTTTGAACAGATCGGGTTTGTGGCAGGCAATGCAACTACAAACCAGAGCAATGTCTACGGTTTCCAGGACACGGATGTAGAGCCGGGGAAAACTTATTACTATCAGCTTAAACAAAATGATTTTAAAGGCACTTTTGAGTTGTCGCGAATTGTTGCTATAAAAGCCGCTTCCGAAACTTTGGTGAATACGATCTATCCAAACCCGAACCAAGGAGCATTTACATTATCAGCTGCTAATGTGGATGTTAGTTCTGTGCGAATGTTTGGTATTTCGGGTCAGCAGGTAAATGTGTCTGTAACAAAAGGGGAGGGTGCCCATGAGTTTTTATTGAATACGAAAACCGCATTGGTGCCCGGATTATACTATG